A region of Onychomys torridus chromosome 10, mOncTor1.1, whole genome shotgun sequence DNA encodes the following proteins:
- the Mtfp1 gene encoding mitochondrial fission process protein 1 gives MSEQQRQGAERDLYRDTWVRYLGYANEVGEAFRSLVPRAVVWLSYGVSSSYVLADAIDKGKKAGEVPSPEAGRSTRVALAVVDTFVWQSLASVAIPGFTINRLCAASLYVLASMTRWPLTVRKWTTTTLGLLAIPVIVHPIDRSVDFLLDSSLRKLYPSEGKPSSS, from the exons ATGTCGGAGCAGCAGCGGCAGGGCGCCGAGCGCGACCTCTACCGGGACACGTGGGTGCGCTACCTGG GCTATGCTAATGAGGTGGGGGAGGCTTTCCGCTCCCTGGTGCCTAGAGCGGTGGTGTGGCTGAGCTATGGCGTGTCCAGCTCCTACGTCCTGGCTGATGCTATAGACAAAGGCAAGAAGGCAGGAGAG GTGCCGAGCCCTGAAGCAGGCCGCAGCACCAGAGTGGCCCTGGCTGTGGTAGACACCTTTGTGTGGcagtctctggcctctgtagccaTCCCAGGCTTCACTATTAACCGTCTGTGTGCTGCCTCTCTCTATGTCCTGGCTTCTATGACCCGCTGGCCCCTGACTGTCCGCAAatggaccaccaccacccttgGGCTCCTGGCCATCCCGGTCATCGTCCATCCCATTGACAG GTCAGTAGACTTCCTCCTGGATTCCAGCCTGCGTAAACTGTACCCATCAGAGGGGAAGCCCAGCTCCTCCTGA